Proteins encoded together in one Marinobacter sp. Arc7-DN-1 window:
- a CDS encoding efflux RND transporter periplasmic adaptor subunit: MLQKKIVTCLTAVLLALGLPATGYAQESNHQDEKIEQHEPAGADEHAGEEAQDKRRIHLTSEQAALLDIETMPAPSGRAESLVSAPVEVQFVPSQVATVGPLLESKVAEIKVDLGDKVRSGDVLAILSSVELADIRSRLKSLEARKVTAEAEFKREKELEERGISSEEDYLSARASYLTTVAELEATREKLKIFGDSAAGNGGLAGYALRSPISGVVEKLDVSIGQTLTPTDTPFMVVNTSSVWAMIKVSETDIGQVSPGDEVRVTIRGRSESHHPGKVTWISSVLDRESRTIAVRAEIKTPDSRLRPYSFATAEIMTQPESTVPLVPRDAVQTIDQQDVVFVPGKERGEYEAVPVTLGDEANGWIEIRSGIEPETQVVSSGAFDLMSAITSSGRSASHGH; encoded by the coding sequence ATGCTGCAGAAAAAAATCGTTACCTGTCTGACGGCCGTCCTGCTGGCTCTGGGTTTGCCGGCGACAGGATATGCACAAGAAAGCAATCATCAGGATGAAAAAATCGAGCAACACGAGCCCGCTGGCGCAGACGAACATGCGGGTGAGGAAGCCCAGGACAAAAGGCGCATCCACCTGACCTCTGAACAGGCTGCGCTGCTTGATATTGAAACCATGCCGGCGCCCTCCGGCCGCGCCGAGTCTCTGGTTTCAGCTCCGGTTGAAGTTCAGTTTGTTCCCAGCCAGGTCGCAACCGTTGGTCCGTTACTGGAGTCCAAAGTGGCCGAAATCAAAGTCGATCTCGGCGATAAGGTCCGTAGCGGGGATGTGCTGGCGATCCTATCAAGTGTCGAACTCGCGGATATTCGTTCCAGGCTCAAGTCGCTGGAAGCCCGCAAAGTGACGGCCGAAGCCGAATTCAAACGGGAAAAAGAACTTGAGGAACGAGGAATCTCCAGTGAAGAGGACTACCTCTCGGCAAGAGCGTCTTACCTGACTACCGTTGCGGAACTTGAAGCAACCCGGGAAAAGCTGAAGATCTTCGGAGACAGTGCCGCGGGCAATGGGGGGCTTGCCGGCTACGCTCTCAGGTCTCCGATATCCGGCGTCGTTGAAAAGCTGGATGTCAGTATCGGCCAGACACTGACACCAACCGATACGCCCTTCATGGTAGTAAATACCTCCTCTGTCTGGGCAATGATCAAAGTCAGCGAGACCGACATTGGCCAGGTGAGCCCCGGAGACGAAGTACGGGTTACGATCAGGGGCAGGTCGGAATCCCATCACCCCGGAAAGGTGACGTGGATTTCAAGCGTTCTGGATCGCGAGTCTCGCACCATAGCTGTCCGCGCCGAAATCAAAACCCCGGACTCCAGGCTACGACCCTACAGCTTTGCAACGGCCGAAATCATGACACAGCCGGAAAGCACGGTCCCGCTGGTTCCCCGGGATGCCGTGCAGACCATTGATCAGCAGGACGTTGTTTTTGTGCCGGGAAAAGAGCGGGGAGAGTATGAAGCCGTCCCGGTCACGCTTGGCGATGAGGCCAATGGCTGGATAGAAATCCGCTCGGGAATTGAACCGGAAACACAGGTTGTATCCTCGGGTGCTTTCGATCTTATGTCCGCCATAACGTCCAGCGGTCGCAGCGCAAGCCATGGCCACTAA
- a CDS encoding TolC family protein: MGNIPRRLCRLLVVSVVGAAPAWTLAGASVSLSDYQEMRAEQALSLDEALTTAFDNNPALALQKSRVAGQRGQVVHSGRLTPSNPVIEVQGEKYPSRIPDNVNYQIRLSQEIWMGNRRDLGRDRATSELTATEQDLEFLRIATAARVRSAFFNVVLAREELATAKRAVDLMEQTSELIEASYRRGKMTKMDVNTAVIGLARAKSQKAAAGRRLEDRRLELAEVLGVDPRLPLDVRGDFSPTLTDLPEEDRLIEMALQQRADLQAAAKRIAANESALDIAESLTIPNLEVFGFYQRDLGDNVVGGGVSIPLAITHRYRGERMDAAAGLQTAEIEAESLKLSIKRSVLSAIAQYKAARTQLEQMSESILRRSEETLQLMQQALAAGKVGAASLLSAQDNLLSVRNEYIQVQKDYIRATQALEIGTGGAVSMGVSP; encoded by the coding sequence ATGGGAAATATACCGAGACGGCTTTGTCGATTACTGGTCGTGTCTGTGGTGGGCGCCGCTCCGGCCTGGACCCTCGCAGGCGCAAGCGTATCTCTGAGCGATTACCAGGAGATGAGGGCGGAGCAGGCCCTTTCGTTGGACGAAGCGCTGACCACGGCCTTTGACAACAACCCGGCTTTAGCACTGCAAAAATCGCGGGTTGCCGGGCAGCGTGGGCAGGTTGTGCACTCCGGCCGGCTGACACCAAGCAATCCGGTGATTGAGGTCCAGGGAGAAAAATACCCCTCGCGAATTCCGGATAATGTCAACTACCAAATCCGGCTTAGCCAGGAAATCTGGATGGGTAACAGGAGGGACCTGGGAAGAGATCGGGCGACAAGCGAGCTGACTGCCACCGAGCAGGATCTTGAGTTTTTACGAATCGCGACGGCGGCCCGCGTACGCTCCGCATTTTTCAACGTGGTTTTGGCCAGGGAAGAGCTGGCGACCGCAAAACGGGCGGTCGACCTCATGGAGCAGACCAGTGAATTGATTGAGGCTTCGTACCGCCGGGGCAAAATGACAAAAATGGACGTCAATACCGCTGTGATCGGACTGGCAAGGGCAAAAAGTCAGAAAGCAGCCGCGGGCCGGAGGCTTGAGGACCGGCGACTGGAACTGGCGGAAGTGCTTGGGGTGGATCCCCGGCTCCCACTTGATGTCAGGGGCGACTTCAGTCCGACATTGACCGATCTCCCGGAGGAGGATCGGTTGATAGAGATGGCCCTGCAACAGCGAGCGGACCTTCAGGCAGCCGCGAAACGAATTGCCGCCAACGAGTCAGCACTGGACATCGCCGAAAGCCTGACAATACCCAACCTGGAGGTGTTTGGCTTTTATCAGCGCGATCTGGGAGACAACGTGGTGGGTGGCGGAGTATCGATTCCGCTGGCCATCACGCACCGTTACAGGGGGGAGCGCATGGATGCCGCCGCCGGACTGCAAACCGCCGAGATTGAAGCGGAAAGCCTGAAGTTATCGATAAAGCGCAGCGTGTTGTCGGCAATCGCTCAGTACAAGGCGGCAAGAACTCAGCTTGAGCAGATGAGCGAATCGATCCTGAGGCGCTCCGAAGAGACCTTGCAACTGATGCAGCAAGCGCTTGCCGCCGGCAAGGTCGGCGCGGCAAGCCTGTTGTCTGCCCAGGATAATCTCCTCTCGGTACGCAACGAATACATCCAGGTTCAGAAAGATTACATCCGGGCAACGCAAGCTCTGGAGATCGGCACTGGCGGGGCGGTTTCCATGGGCGTATCACCTTAG
- a CDS encoding CYTH domain-containing protein, with amino-acid sequence MAEELEIKLTLTPDALNQAGEWLSAQKGVRAGTGKTLVNRYFDTPAGDLNRRKVALRIRQAGDQFIQTLKARGEFVDGAHRRQEWEWPLVGPELKLGLIADTPVGQGVNLAELQPVFETNFERRVLVIDQEDSVIEVAIDSGAIVAGGQSLPLNEIEFELKSGDSSALLPWARRLADEVPVFLNLVSKAEQGYHLAGLYHPAPEPGGKSDLAVNDFLFLLSVSWLTGQPLCFGRERLDAIGRLAGERGVGELYEKVVTALADGPAVSDLVSGKELGQLQLAIAAG; translated from the coding sequence ATGGCGGAAGAACTGGAAATCAAGTTAACTCTCACCCCGGACGCCCTGAACCAGGCCGGAGAATGGCTCTCGGCCCAGAAAGGCGTCAGGGCGGGCACCGGGAAGACGCTGGTCAACCGTTACTTCGACACGCCTGCCGGAGACCTCAATCGCCGGAAGGTGGCCCTGCGGATTCGTCAGGCCGGTGACCAGTTCATCCAGACCCTGAAAGCCCGGGGCGAGTTCGTGGATGGTGCCCACCGGCGCCAGGAATGGGAGTGGCCGCTCGTTGGCCCAGAACTCAAACTGGGCCTGATTGCGGATACGCCGGTGGGCCAGGGCGTGAATCTTGCCGAACTGCAGCCGGTGTTCGAGACCAACTTTGAGCGTCGCGTGCTTGTGATTGACCAAGAGGACAGTGTGATCGAGGTGGCCATCGATTCCGGTGCGATTGTGGCCGGAGGCCAGTCGCTTCCGCTTAATGAGATTGAATTTGAGCTCAAGTCGGGGGATTCGTCGGCACTGCTCCCATGGGCGCGTAGGCTGGCGGACGAAGTGCCGGTGTTCCTGAACCTGGTCAGCAAGGCAGAGCAGGGGTACCATCTTGCGGGGCTTTATCATCCGGCTCCAGAGCCGGGGGGGAAATCTGATCTGGCAGTGAATGATTTTCTGTTCCTTCTGAGTGTTTCATGGCTGACCGGTCAGCCCCTTTGCTTTGGCAGGGAACGTCTGGATGCGATTGGCCGGCTGGCCGGTGAGCGCGGCGTCGGGGAACTGTACGAAAAGGTGGTGACTGCCCTGGCCGACGGCCCGGCGGTCAGTGATCTGGTTTCAGGCAAGGAGCTGGGGCAGCTTCAGTTGGCGATTGCCGCAGGCTAG
- a CDS encoding potassium channel protein, whose product MQRNRRPLNPEHQATHLPMGGLIRHRMKRLFLILAGLLVLQILVIWTVEDLTLFESVWITMTTISTVGYGDFAPKTYAGRISTILIMFVGAITMLTLIISDYIEYRFYRRERILMGKWIYKMNDHIVIINTPKHGGEQYFIRFASQIRGIPDYETIPIMILTRQFPTGLPTELSDIGVVHYHGAGFEAESLKAVHAGSARHIIVLAADEADPYSDSLTFDIAHRLAELNLGNHTIVECVNDDNRARFKALGIRTTIRPVRTYPEIMVRSVVAPGSEKVLEDLFNYEHDHPHRYDLKLDDLNWADIVSALVRHGIGTALAFIDADNEVVCHPSTDQVVEGKGLIVLVNSSETPDVQLVEEALARYREFINKWHDLQEQAAKEENSANQCP is encoded by the coding sequence ATGCAGAGAAACCGCCGCCCGCTAAACCCCGAGCATCAAGCAACACACCTCCCTATGGGGGGCTTGATCCGCCATCGGATGAAGCGCCTGTTCCTGATACTCGCCGGCCTGCTGGTGCTGCAGATCCTGGTTATCTGGACTGTCGAGGACCTGACCCTGTTTGAATCGGTCTGGATCACCATGACAACGATATCCACGGTGGGCTATGGCGATTTCGCACCGAAAACCTACGCAGGCCGCATCAGCACCATACTGATCATGTTTGTTGGCGCAATCACCATGCTGACGCTAATCATAAGTGATTACATCGAGTACCGGTTCTATCGCCGGGAACGCATTCTGATGGGAAAATGGATCTACAAAATGAACGACCATATCGTGATCATTAACACCCCCAAGCACGGCGGCGAACAGTACTTCATACGGTTTGCCTCCCAGATTCGCGGGATACCAGACTATGAAACCATTCCAATCATGATCCTGACGCGGCAGTTTCCCACGGGCCTGCCAACCGAATTATCCGACATCGGGGTAGTGCACTATCACGGTGCCGGTTTTGAAGCGGAGTCTCTGAAAGCGGTTCACGCAGGCAGCGCGAGACACATTATCGTGCTTGCCGCCGATGAAGCCGATCCCTATTCGGACAGCCTGACGTTCGACATCGCCCATCGATTGGCAGAGCTGAATCTCGGAAATCACACCATCGTTGAATGTGTAAACGACGACAACCGGGCGCGCTTCAAGGCACTGGGAATACGAACAACCATCCGCCCGGTGCGGACCTACCCTGAGATCATGGTGCGTTCAGTGGTAGCGCCGGGTTCGGAAAAGGTTCTGGAAGACCTGTTCAACTACGAACACGACCACCCCCACCGATACGACCTGAAACTGGACGACCTGAACTGGGCCGATATCGTCAGTGCCCTGGTACGCCATGGCATCGGCACCGCCCTGGCCTTTATTGATGCGGACAACGAAGTGGTCTGCCACCCGTCAACCGACCAGGTGGTTGAGGGTAAGGGGTTGATCGTACTGGTCAACTCCAGTGAAACGCCCGATGTGCAGCTGGTGGAGGAGGCCCTTGCGCGCTACCGCGAATTCATTAATAAGTGGCACGATCTGCAGGAACAGGCTGCGAAGGAAGAAAATTCAGCAAACCAGTGTCCTTGA
- the glnE gene encoding bifunctional [glutamate--ammonia ligase]-adenylyl-L-tyrosine phosphorylase/[glutamate--ammonia-ligase] adenylyltransferase, with protein sequence MSEPWHSLPEPLADDVAACWHSVFPGGVPGWLISDDEISEAVVADALSRSPFLRQALERHPEQVQTLLESRLLTEPTTPEYLDRRWQEYLNEVDGEPALHSALRRFRRESQFRMIWRDLMRWADLAETMAATSAFAEICIDGALDWLYRDSCEQYGTPRGADPVTGEEADQKMVVLGMGKLGGRELNVSSDIDLIFAFPGKGETQGGPRSLDNQQFFVRLGQRLIQALDQITADGFVFRVDMRLRPYGQSGALALSFAALETYYQDQGRDWERYAMVKARVVAGDQRAGQVLMESLRPFVYRKYIDFSAFESLRSMKAMISREVRRKGLENNIKLGRGGIREIEFVVQAFQLIRGGRDRELQQRELLVILQELEALELLPPTVVRELRDAYVFLRNLEHALQGVEDKQTQLLPEDDLSRARVAMIMGFERWQACEEALREHRARVATHFSNIIATEENEEEGPASLDEGWFELWLAEMDGNTAIEWLKSRGYENPEASSAELAELRENRTVQTLQTQGRKRLNQFMPVLLEALTRVDNPSETLSRVLQLVEAILRRTAYMVLLLENPGARTQLVGLCSESPWIARQLAETPLLLDELLNAESLYNPPAKAELQDDLRQQMLRIPFEDLEEQMESLRHFKKAHILRVAASELKGTLPLMKVSDYLTWIAEVVLDHVVDVAFANLVSRHGYPGKADGSACETDFAIIGYGKLGGIELGYTSDLDLVFVHNADPELATDGEKPIDNAVFYTRLGQRIVHILNTQTPSGQLYEVDMRLRPSGNSGLLVSTLQAFEKYQREDAWTWEHQALARARGVAGCTETLEAFESIRHDILCQQRDRDKLRADVVEMREKMRASLGTPESRQAEVFHIKHDAGGIIDIEFMVQYLMLAWCAEHPELTQWSDNIRQMEELGRAGVMTVEDAEKLRKTFIALRSTIHRRALQNLNSQIEGDAFLEEREYIRAMWKKVMIDA encoded by the coding sequence ATGTCCGAGCCATGGCACAGCCTTCCGGAACCGCTGGCCGACGATGTCGCCGCGTGCTGGCACTCGGTGTTTCCGGGCGGAGTTCCGGGATGGCTGATTTCGGATGACGAAATCAGCGAGGCTGTGGTGGCCGATGCGCTGTCCCGGAGTCCGTTCCTGCGCCAGGCCCTTGAACGGCACCCTGAGCAGGTGCAGACCCTGCTCGAGTCGAGGCTGCTGACGGAGCCGACAACCCCTGAGTATCTGGACCGGCGATGGCAGGAGTATCTGAACGAAGTGGACGGTGAGCCGGCGCTGCATTCCGCCTTGCGCCGGTTCCGCCGGGAATCCCAGTTCCGGATGATCTGGCGGGACCTGATGCGCTGGGCTGATCTGGCCGAGACCATGGCAGCCACCAGCGCCTTCGCCGAGATCTGCATTGATGGCGCACTGGACTGGCTCTACCGGGATTCCTGTGAACAGTATGGCACGCCCAGGGGAGCGGACCCGGTGACGGGCGAAGAGGCAGACCAGAAAATGGTTGTTCTCGGGATGGGGAAGCTGGGCGGTCGTGAGCTGAACGTGTCGTCGGATATTGACCTGATCTTTGCCTTTCCGGGCAAGGGCGAGACCCAGGGAGGGCCGCGCTCCCTCGACAATCAGCAGTTTTTCGTCCGCCTGGGCCAGCGGCTGATACAGGCCCTGGACCAGATCACGGCAGACGGGTTCGTGTTCCGCGTGGATATGCGCCTGCGGCCCTATGGCCAGAGCGGCGCCCTGGCTCTGAGTTTTGCTGCCCTGGAAACCTACTATCAGGACCAGGGGCGCGACTGGGAGCGTTACGCCATGGTCAAGGCCCGGGTGGTGGCCGGGGATCAGCGGGCGGGGCAGGTGCTGATGGAAAGCCTGCGGCCGTTCGTGTACCGCAAATACATCGATTTCAGTGCCTTTGAGTCCCTGCGCAGTATGAAGGCCATGATCAGCCGGGAAGTGCGGCGCAAGGGGCTGGAAAATAACATCAAGCTGGGCCGCGGCGGTATCCGCGAGATCGAGTTTGTGGTCCAGGCATTCCAGCTGATTCGCGGTGGCCGTGACCGGGAGCTCCAGCAGCGGGAGTTGCTGGTGATTCTGCAGGAGCTTGAAGCCCTGGAATTACTGCCGCCGACGGTTGTCCGGGAGCTCCGTGACGCCTACGTGTTCCTGCGTAACCTTGAGCATGCCCTTCAGGGCGTGGAGGACAAGCAGACCCAGCTTTTGCCGGAGGACGATTTGTCCCGGGCCCGTGTTGCCATGATCATGGGGTTTGAACGCTGGCAAGCCTGTGAGGAAGCGCTCAGGGAGCATCGGGCGCGTGTTGCCACCCACTTCTCAAATATCATTGCCACTGAAGAGAACGAAGAGGAAGGCCCGGCATCTCTGGATGAAGGCTGGTTCGAGCTCTGGCTGGCGGAAATGGATGGAAACACCGCCATCGAGTGGCTGAAGTCGCGGGGCTATGAGAATCCGGAGGCAAGTTCTGCCGAGCTTGCCGAGCTACGCGAAAACCGCACGGTTCAGACGCTGCAGACCCAGGGCCGGAAACGGCTTAATCAGTTCATGCCCGTTCTTCTGGAAGCGCTCACCCGGGTTGATAACCCCTCGGAGACCCTGTCCCGGGTCTTGCAGCTGGTAGAGGCGATTTTGCGGCGTACTGCTTATATGGTGTTGTTGCTCGAAAACCCGGGCGCACGCACGCAGTTAGTCGGCCTGTGCAGTGAAAGCCCCTGGATCGCCCGCCAGCTGGCGGAAACGCCATTGCTGCTGGATGAGTTGCTTAACGCCGAGAGCCTTTACAACCCTCCGGCAAAAGCAGAGCTGCAGGACGACCTTCGACAGCAGATGTTGCGGATTCCCTTTGAGGATCTTGAAGAGCAGATGGAATCCCTGCGCCACTTCAAAAAGGCCCATATTTTGAGGGTCGCAGCTTCCGAGCTGAAAGGTACGCTGCCGCTGATGAAAGTCAGCGATTATCTGACCTGGATCGCCGAGGTGGTCCTGGACCACGTGGTGGATGTGGCCTTCGCCAATCTGGTCAGCCGCCACGGCTACCCGGGAAAAGCCGATGGCTCGGCCTGCGAGACGGATTTCGCGATCATCGGTTACGGCAAGCTCGGCGGGATCGAGCTGGGTTATACCTCCGATCTTGACCTGGTCTTCGTGCACAACGCCGATCCAGAGCTGGCCACCGACGGTGAGAAGCCGATAGACAATGCGGTTTTCTATACCCGACTGGGGCAGCGGATTGTTCATATCCTCAATACCCAGACGCCGTCCGGCCAACTCTACGAAGTGGATATGCGCCTGCGGCCCTCCGGCAATTCCGGCCTGCTGGTCAGTACACTGCAAGCCTTCGAAAAATATCAGCGCGAAGATGCCTGGACCTGGGAACACCAGGCCCTGGCCCGCGCCCGGGGCGTCGCCGGCTGCACGGAAACCCTGGAAGCGTTTGAATCTATCCGGCACGACATCCTCTGCCAGCAAAGGGATCGCGACAAGCTTCGCGCGGATGTGGTCGAGATGCGAGAGAAAATGCGGGCCAGCCTGGGCACACCGGAGAGCCGGCAGGCCGAGGTATTCCATATCAAGCATGATGCCGGCGGCATCATTGATATCGAGTTCATGGTCCAGTACCTGATGCTGGCCTGGTGTGCCGAGCATCCCGAGCTGACCCAGTGGTCCGATAACATCCGTCAGATGGAAGAGTTGGGCAGAGCCGGCGTGATGACCGTTGAAGACGCTGAAAAATTACGGAAAACCTTCATAGCCTTGCGTTCCACTATTCACCGTCGGGCGCTCCAGAACCTCAACAGCCAGATAGAAGGTGACGCCTTTCTGGAGGAGCGTGAGTACATCCGTGCGATGTGGAAAAAAGTGATGATTGATGCTTGA